One region of Corvus moneduloides isolate bCorMon1 chromosome 1, bCorMon1.pri, whole genome shotgun sequence genomic DNA includes:
- the NXPH1 gene encoding neurexophilin-1 — protein sequence MQAVYWYAVLLLQPTLYLVTCANLTNGGKTELLKSGSSKSTLKHIWTESSKDLSISRLLSQTFRGKENDTDLNLRYDAPETYSEQDLWDWLRNSTDLQEPRPRAKRRPIVKTGKFKKMFGWGDFHSNIKTVKLNLLITGKIVDHGNGTFSVYFRHNSTGQGNVSVSLVPPTKIVEFDLAQQTVIDAKDSKSFNCRIEYEKVDKATKNTLCNYDPSKTCYQEQTQSHVSWLCSKPFKVICIYISFYSTDYKLVQKVCPDYNYHSDTPYFPSG from the coding sequence gTTACCTGTGCAAATTTAACAAATGGAGGAAAAACAGAACTTCTAAAGTCAGGAAGCTCCAAATCCACACTAAAGCACATATGGACGGAAAGTAGCAAAGACTTGTCCATCAGCCGACTGCTGTCACAGACTTTTCgtggaaaggaaaatgataCAGATTTGAACCTGCGATATGATGCCCCAGAAACTTATTCTGAGCAAGATCTCTGGGACTGGCTGAGGAACTCCACAGATCTGCAAGAGCCTCGGCCCAGAGCAAAGAGACGGCCCATCGTCAAGACTGggaaatttaagaaaatgtttggcTGGGGAGATTTTCATTCCAACATCAAGACTGTGAAGCTAAATCTGTTAATAACAGGGAAAATCGTTGACCATGGCAATGGGACGTTTAGTGTTTACTTCAGGCATAACTCCACTGGTCAAGGGAATGTATCTGTGAGCCTAGTGCCCCCTACGAAAATAGTGGAATTTGACTTGGCACAACAGACAGTGATTGATGCCAAAGATTCCAAGTCCTTTAACTGTCGAATCGAGTATGAAAAGGTTGACAAGGCTACCAAGAATACACTCTGCAACTATGACCCTTCAAAAACCTGTTATCAGGAGCAGACCCAGAGTCACGTGTCATGGCTCTGCTCCAAGCCCTTTAAAGTAATCTgtatttacatttccttttataGTACAGATTATAAACTAGTACAGAAAGTGTGTCCTGATTACAACTACCACAGTGACACACCCTACTTCCCTTCAGGGTGA